A genome region from Pseudomonas sp. N3-W includes the following:
- a CDS encoding RHS repeat protein — translation MSTSLLSKTPTITVIDSRGLTVRDIVYHRHPKSPGVTSERITRHQYDARGFLKQSADPRLYDAGLTNFAYLMSLAGNVLRTQSADAGTTITLNDAAGRQFMAVSNIGTADDDTEDRSQAVTRTWQYEDVYLPGRPVSVTQQLAGESARITERFVYAGNSDAEKDLNLAGECISYYDTAGLVQTDSIALNSVPLSVTRRLLKDAENPATVADWQGEDASDWNDLLAAETFITLTTADATSAVLTTTDAEGNVQRVAYNVAGLPSGSWLTLKVGAEQVIVQSLTYSAVGQKLRELHGNGVVTTYTYEAQTQRLTGIKTERPAGHASGAKVLQDQRYEYDPVGNVLSVGNDAEETRFWHNQKVVPENTYTYDSLYQLVSASGREMANAGRQGSSQPWATLPRLTGGSAYTNYTRTYTYDNAGNLTQVRHSAPTTNNSYTTRITVSSRSNRAVLSTLTENPAEVDVLFMAGGQQKQMQPGQHLTWTSCNELLKVTPVARDGAADDQESYRYDGGRQRILKVSSQKTCGSTQTQRVLYLPGLELRTTTNINTETESLQVIIMGQAVQVLHWESGRPAVISNDQIRYNYDNLIGSRGLKLDGGGNIISMEEYYPYGGTAILTARNQIEASYKTIRYSGKERDATGLYYYGYRYYQPWAGRWLSADPASTVDGLNLFRMVRNNPTTLNDLNGLQSGLSDFFSLVRKVFWTKKIEIKTSKQAIIKPTYVPGIKSRREGVEQQYKEAKARSKVNWLDTYQSSVRKGLLSSLAPPPNNALLKELSVLPISSENNNQSLQVEPISTVGSSNVLHDENFTDNKYIKNIGSQPLSIEDMRALYRNGVIAHINISQANANEKIDQLIGDHRAYRKHNEYLFALSESAGMRIMERGRLYSGADECAFHHHNIFLTRKDILSAGTIFVENNKISITNFSGHYKPPAESLTHVNNFLLSSDVPRQKFEFSNYSFNG, via the coding sequence ATGAGCACATCGCTGTTAAGTAAAACCCCGACGATCACGGTCATCGACAGTCGCGGCCTGACCGTGCGCGATATCGTGTACCACCGTCATCCGAAATCGCCGGGCGTCACCAGTGAGCGCATCACCCGCCACCAGTACGATGCGCGTGGCTTTCTGAAGCAGAGTGCAGACCCACGCTTATATGATGCCGGACTTACGAATTTCGCGTACCTGATGAGTCTGGCCGGTAACGTCCTGCGCACGCAGAGCGCCGACGCCGGTACCACCATTACCCTGAACGACGCCGCCGGACGGCAGTTTATGGCCGTCAGCAATATCGGTACTGCTGACGACGATACGGAGGACAGAAGCCAGGCCGTCACCCGCACTTGGCAGTATGAAGATGTATACCTTCCGGGCCGTCCGGTGAGCGTGACACAACAGTTGGCCGGAGAATCCGCCCGTATCACGGAACGCTTTGTATATGCGGGCAATTCTGATGCGGAAAAAGACCTGAACCTGGCCGGAGAATGCATCAGCTACTACGATACAGCAGGCTTGGTGCAAACCGACAGTATTGCCCTCAACAGCGTACCGCTCTCCGTAACCCGGCGCCTACTGAAGGATGCAGAGAATCCTGCCACCGTTGCCGACTGGCAGGGTGAAGACGCTTCGGACTGGAACGACCTGCTGGCTGCAGAGACATTCATCACCCTGACCACCGCAGATGCTACCAGTGCGGTACTAACCACCACCGATGCGGAGGGCAACGTGCAGCGAGTGGCGTACAACGTGGCAGGTTTGCCATCAGGTAGCTGGCTTACGCTGAAAGTCGGCGCAGAGCAGGTTATCGTGCAGTCCCTGACGTATTCCGCCGTCGGGCAGAAGCTGCGTGAGTTGCACGGCAACGGCGTGGTCACCACCTACACGTACGAAGCGCAAACGCAGCGGCTGACAGGAATTAAAACAGAGCGTCCCGCAGGACACGCCTCCGGGGCGAAGGTGCTGCAGGACCAGCGCTATGAATATGACCCTGTGGGCAATGTGCTCAGCGTGGGCAACGACGCCGAAGAAACCCGCTTCTGGCACAACCAGAAAGTTGTCCCTGAAAATACATACACCTACGACAGCCTGTACCAACTGGTCAGCGCCAGCGGACGCGAGATGGCTAATGCTGGTCGGCAAGGCAGCAGCCAGCCGTGGGCCACGCTTCCTCGTCTCACAGGCGGCTCTGCATACACAAACTACACCCGCACTTACACCTACGACAACGCCGGCAACCTGACGCAGGTGCGCCACAGCGCCCCCACCACAAACAACAGCTACACGACGCGCATCACGGTCAGCAGCCGCAGCAACCGGGCGGTGCTGAGCACTCTGACGGAAAATCCGGCAGAAGTGGATGTACTGTTCATGGCGGGTGGTCAGCAGAAACAGATGCAACCGGGACAGCACCTAACCTGGACATCATGTAACGAGCTGCTGAAGGTGACGCCGGTGGCGCGAGACGGCGCTGCGGACGATCAGGAAAGTTACCGCTATGACGGTGGCAGACAACGCATCCTCAAGGTCAGCTCGCAGAAAACCTGTGGCAGCACCCAAACGCAGCGGGTACTGTACCTACCGGGGCTGGAGCTGAGAACAACGACAAACATTAATACAGAAACTGAAAGCCTGCAGGTTATCATCATGGGTCAAGCTGTGCAGGTGCTGCACTGGGAGAGTGGCAGGCCGGCAGTAATCAGCAATGACCAAATTCGTTACAACTACGATAACCTCATCGGCAGCAGGGGCCTGAAGCTGGACGGTGGAGGCAATATTATCAGCATGGAGGAGTATTATCCGTACGGCGGAACAGCCATCCTGACGGCGCGCAACCAAATAGAAGCCAGCTATAAAACAATCCGTTACTCGGGTAAGGAACGGGACGCTACAGGGCTGTACTACTATGGTTACCGGTATTACCAGCCGTGGGCCGGTAGGTGGCTGAGTGCGGATCCGGCGAGCACAGTGGACGGGCTTAACCTGTTCCGAATGGTCAGGAATAATCCGACGACATTGAATGATCTTAATGGACTCCAGTCCGGACTGAGTGATTTCTTTAGTCTAGTCCGAAAAGTATTTTGGACGAAAAAAATTGAGATCAAAACAAGCAAGCAAGCTATTATTAAACCAACTTACGTTCCAGGCATAAAAAGCAGGAGAGAGGGGGTTGAGCAACAATACAAGGAAGCCAAGGCGCGCAGCAAAGTTAATTGGCTTGACACTTACCAGAGTAGTGTGCGCAAAGGGCTATTGTCATCTCTAGCGCCACCCCCGAATAACGCTTTACTCAAAGAGTTATCTGTCCTACCGATATCTTCCGAAAACAATAATCAGAGCTTACAGGTCGAACCTATTTCAACAGTTGGAAGCTCTAATGTTTTACATGATGAAAATTTTACTGACAATAAATACATTAAAAATATAGGCTCCCAGCCATTGAGTATTGAAGATATGCGGGCTCTTTATAGAAATGGGGTGATAGCGCATATCAACATATCCCAGGCAAACGCAAATGAAAAAATCGACCAGCTAATAGGTGATCACAGAGCTTACAGAAAGCATAATGAGTATTTGTTTGCCTTATCAGAAAGTGCAGGAATGAGGATAATGGAAAGAGGAAGGCTGTATTCTGGCGCAGATGAGTGTGCTTTCCATCACCATAATATATTTTTAACTCGAAAGGATATTTTGAGCGCAGGCACAATATTTGTAGAAAATAACAAAATCTCCATTACCAATTTTTCAGGGCATTATAAGCCCCCCGCTGAAAGCTTGACTCACGTCAATAATTTTTTATTAAGCTCTGACGTCCCGCGCCAGAAGTTTGAGTTTTCAAATTATAGCTTTAATGGATAG